The following coding sequences lie in one Kamptonema formosum PCC 6407 genomic window:
- a CDS encoding NupC/NupG family nucleoside CNT transporter has product MERLISVLGLAVFVGLSYAFSVNRRAVRWTPVLWGIALQLILAVLIIRTQPGFILFQFLGDVMQQLLNFSDAGAKFVFGEKFQEQFVAFKILPTIIFFSSFVSVLYHYNILQQLVRGMAWVMLKTMKISGAESLSCAGNVFLGPTEAALLIKPYVGKMTVSELHSVMTVGFGTIAGGVMGAYLSFGVPASHLLAASVMSAPASMAISKLFYPEMEEPLTAGKMDVEMKTNYTNAIEAATDGAFQGGKLAFSVGVMLIAFLGLLATANGLLHWVGTMVGLPLLSLEWLLSFVMFPVAWLMGVPWADCGQVGILLGKKTILNDFIAYLDLKQLMDSKAISERAIVIATYAICGFANIGSIGITIGGIGGLAPERQKDLARWGVRAMIAGAIANFMTACIAGMLL; this is encoded by the coding sequence ATGGAAAGACTAATTTCCGTCTTGGGGCTGGCTGTTTTCGTGGGTTTGTCCTACGCCTTTTCTGTAAATCGGCGTGCTGTACGCTGGACACCTGTTTTGTGGGGGATTGCTTTACAGTTAATTTTAGCGGTGTTGATTATTAGAACTCAGCCGGGTTTTATACTATTTCAGTTTCTTGGCGATGTGATGCAGCAGTTACTAAACTTTTCCGATGCTGGGGCTAAGTTTGTTTTCGGAGAAAAGTTTCAAGAACAATTTGTCGCTTTTAAGATTTTACCAACCATCATCTTTTTCTCTTCTTTTGTTAGTGTTTTGTATCATTATAATATTTTACAGCAGTTGGTACGGGGGATGGCTTGGGTGATGTTAAAAACCATGAAAATATCGGGGGCAGAGTCACTTTCCTGTGCTGGAAATGTATTTTTAGGCCCAACGGAAGCGGCGTTATTAATTAAGCCTTATGTGGGAAAAATGACAGTTTCAGAGTTACATTCAGTGATGACTGTGGGTTTTGGCACGATTGCCGGGGGAGTGATGGGGGCATATCTTTCCTTTGGAGTTCCTGCGAGTCATTTGTTAGCAGCTTCGGTGATGTCTGCGCCAGCTTCGATGGCAATTTCTAAGTTGTTTTACCCGGAAATGGAGGAACCTCTAACGGCTGGCAAGATGGATGTGGAAATGAAAACTAATTATACTAATGCGATCGAGGCGGCGACGGATGGGGCTTTTCAGGGGGGAAAGTTGGCGTTTAGTGTGGGAGTGATGCTGATTGCTTTTTTGGGATTATTGGCAACTGCAAATGGGCTGCTGCATTGGGTAGGAACGATGGTAGGTTTGCCCTTATTATCTTTAGAATGGTTGCTGTCTTTTGTGATGTTTCCGGTGGCTTGGTTGATGGGTGTACCTTGGGCTGATTGTGGGCAAGTGGGGATTTTGTTGGGGAAGAAAACGATTTTAAATGATTTTATTGCTTATCTGGATTTGAAGCAGTTGATGGATAGTAAGGCGATTTCAGAAAGGGCGATTGTAATTGCTACTTATGCGATTTGTGGGTTTGCTAATATTGGTTCGATTGGGATTACGATTGGGGGGATTGGGGGGTTGGCACCGGAAAGGCAGAAGGATTTGGCGAGGTGGGGTGTGAGGGCGATGATTGCGGGGGCGATCGCTAATTTTATGACGGCTTGTATTGCGGGTATGTTGTTATGA
- the der gene encoding ribosome biogenesis GTPase Der, producing the protein MPLPIVAIIGRPNVGKSTIVNRFAESQDSIVHDQPGMTRDRTYKNAYWGDREFQVVDTGGLVFDDNTEFLPLIREQAMAALAEASAAIFVVDGQIGLTGGDEAIAEWLRQQRVPVLLAVNKCESETEGLTQAAQFWELGLGEPFPISGIHGNGTGELLDELISHLPAVGELPEIEETKVAIVGRPNVGKSSLLNAFLGETRAIVSPISGTTRDAIDTVVERNGTTYRLIDTAGIRKKKNVEYGPEFFGINRAFKAIRRADVVLLVIDAVDGVTDQDQKLADRISEEGRACVIVVNKWDAIEKDSTTIYDYEKEVKTRLYFVDWAEMIFVSATTGQRVEKILELVDTAATAHQRRVTTAVINEVIEEATSWHSPPVTRQGRQGKIYYGTQVRAQPPTIALFVNDPLRFNENYRRYIETQFRKQLGFIGTPMRLVWRGKKPRDLEKSRTNRAIRVK; encoded by the coding sequence ATGCCTCTACCTATAGTTGCTATTATTGGACGGCCAAATGTCGGTAAATCCACAATTGTTAACCGTTTCGCGGAGAGTCAAGATTCAATTGTCCACGACCAACCGGGGATGACGCGCGATCGCACTTACAAAAATGCTTACTGGGGCGATCGCGAATTTCAAGTCGTAGACACTGGTGGCTTAGTTTTTGACGATAACACCGAATTTTTACCTTTAATCCGCGAACAAGCAATGGCCGCCTTGGCTGAAGCCAGCGCCGCTATTTTCGTTGTAGACGGACAAATCGGACTGACTGGGGGCGACGAAGCGATCGCAGAATGGCTGCGTCAACAACGAGTTCCCGTCCTCCTAGCAGTCAACAAATGCGAATCGGAAACCGAAGGCCTCACTCAAGCTGCCCAATTTTGGGAATTAGGCTTAGGCGAACCCTTCCCCATTTCTGGCATTCATGGTAACGGTACTGGCGAATTACTCGATGAATTAATTAGCCATTTACCAGCAGTAGGAGAATTGCCAGAAATTGAGGAAACAAAAGTTGCCATTGTTGGTCGTCCCAATGTTGGGAAATCTAGTTTATTAAATGCCTTTCTTGGCGAAACTCGCGCCATAGTTAGCCCGATTTCCGGTACTACTCGCGATGCCATTGATACCGTAGTGGAACGCAACGGTACAACTTATCGCCTAATAGATACAGCCGGGATTCGTAAAAAGAAAAACGTCGAATACGGCCCCGAATTTTTCGGCATCAACCGCGCCTTTAAAGCCATCCGTCGCGCCGATGTTGTATTATTAGTAATTGATGCCGTTGATGGCGTTACCGACCAAGACCAAAAACTTGCAGACCGGATTAGTGAAGAAGGTAGAGCCTGCGTAATTGTAGTCAACAAATGGGATGCGATCGAAAAAGATTCTACCACGATTTACGATTACGAAAAGGAAGTAAAAACTCGCCTTTATTTTGTCGATTGGGCAGAAATGATATTCGTCAGCGCTACCACAGGTCAAAGAGTTGAAAAAATCTTAGAATTAGTGGATACAGCCGCCACAGCACACCAGCGCCGCGTTACGACTGCGGTAATTAATGAAGTGATAGAAGAAGCAACTAGCTGGCACTCTCCCCCCGTTACCCGCCAAGGACGGCAAGGTAAGATTTATTACGGTACGCAAGTTAGAGCTCAACCACCCACGATCGCCTTGTTTGTCAACGATCCCCTGCGGTTTAACGAGAATTACCGCCGCTACATCGAAACCCAATTTCGCAAACAATTAGGTTTTATTGGGACACCAATGCGGTTAGTTTGGCGAGGTAAAAAAC